The DNA segment CAAAGAATTGCCTTATTATAATGATCAGATCACAACTAAAAATTTAGGCGAATTGATCAAATATGTTTTAGAAATTTTGGGCAGGGAAAAAACAGCCAAGCTTTTGGATGACATTAAAGATTTGGGTTTTTATTACCTGACTTTAAGCGGTTATTCCTGGGGCATGGATGATTTGCCATTTTTGCCGGAAAAAGCCGCGATTATTAAAGAAGGCGACAGCATGATTGACCAAATCAACGAACAATATCAGCAAGGCCTTTTAACTAAAAGTGAAAAGCATTCAAAAATTATTGAAGTTTGGACAGGAATTAAAGATCGGATTGTGCAAATCGGCAAAGATAATTTAGATAAGAAAGGTCCGGTTTTTTCCATGGTAACAGCAGGCGCCCGCGGTTCTTGGGGGCAAGTTACTCAGATGGTGGGTATGAAAGGCTTGGTCTCTAATCCATCCGGTGAAATTATTGAATTGCCAGTCAAAGGCAGCTTTAAAGAAGGCTTTGATGTTTTGGAATATTTTATTTCAACTCATGGCTCCCGCAAAGGCTTATCAGATACTGCTTTAAGAACAGCTAACGCCGGTTATCTGACCCGCCGTTTGGTTGATGTGGCGCAAGACGTGGTGATTACAGAAGAGGATTGCGGCGACCGCAAAGGCTTGCTCTATACAAAAAAAGACAGTGAAGTCATTGGCGTTAATCTTTTGGATCGTGTCTGGGGCAGAGTCTGCATGGAAAAAATCGTCCATCCCAAAACCAATGAAGTTATTGTAGAAAAAAACGGCTTAATTACTGAAGCTGTTGTCAGAAAATTGAAAGATGTGGATTTAGAACAAATAACAGTGCGCTCTGTTTTAAGCTGTCGGCTGACCAAAGGCGTGTGCGCTAAATGTTACGGCTATGATTTGGGCTATAACGAGCAAGTTAAATTAGGCGTGGCCATTGGCATTATTGCTGCTCAAAGCATTGGCGAACCCGGCACCCAATTAACCATGAGAACTTTCCATACTGGCGGTGTGGCTGGCGCTGATATTACTCAGGGCTTGCCCAGAGTTGAAGAATTATTTGAAGCACGTCCTCCAAAAAATAAGGCGTTTATCGCTGAAGAAGATGGTATTGTTTCCATTTCTGAAGCGGCTCGCAAAGTAGAAGATCAAAAAGGCAATATTTTATTGAATACAGCCTATGGCCAGAAGATTTTAAAAATAAAATTTGATGATCTTGAAGATGATCTTTATCAGCTCAAGGGCAAGGATCTTTCAGTCAAAGTTAAAGAAGGCGACAAGGTCAAGAAGAATGAGCTTCTCTTTAAAACAAGCAAAGATGAAATTCGGGCAAAAAGAGCCGGCTTGGTTAAGCTCACAGACAAGTCAATTAAAGTCGTGGCTAGCGTAGAAAAAGAAAAAGAATATTTAATTCCGCCGGGCTATCGCGTCTGGGTAAAAGAAGGTGATTTTGTGAAAAAAGGCGATCAACTGACAGAAGGCAGTCTGGATCTTCATCAGCTTTATAAACTCAAAGGCAAAGATGAAGTTAAAAAATATATTGTGAAAGAAATTCAATACATTTATGCTTCACAAGGCCAGAGATTAAATGAAAAGCACATTGAGGTTATAATCAGGCAGTTATTTTCCCGCGCCTTGGTTAAAGATGCCGGCGATACCAATTTGATGCCTAGTGAAATCGTGGAAAAAGCTGAACTAGATGAAGCTAATAAGGAAATGGGCAAATCAAACGGTAAAGAAGCAACTGCTGATGAATTATTTTTAGGCATCACTAAGGTTTCTTTATCAACCCGCAGTTTCCTGTCAGCAGCTTCTTTCCAAGAAACTTCACGTGTCTTAATTAACGCAGCGATTACTGGCAAAATTGATAGATTAGAAGGCTTGAAAGAAAATGTGATTATTGGCCGGTTGATTCCAGCTGGAACCGGTTTTAGATATAAAGGCAAAAAAGAAGAAGAATAATCAAAAAACTTACTTAAGATAAAAAACTCTCCCTGCGATTGCGGGGAGAGTTTTTTTAATTTT comes from the Patescibacteria group bacterium genome and includes:
- the rpoC gene encoding DNA-directed RNA polymerase subunit beta'; its protein translation is MIFNQTKPLDFDAIRLKLASPEVIRNWSYGEVTKPETINYRTQKPEKDGLFCEKIFGPSKDWECYCGKYKKIRYKGIVCDKCGVEVTHSIVRRERMGHIDLAAPSSHIWFLRGVPSRLGLVLDISAQNLEKVIYFASFIVTKVDENLKTQALESLRAEFKTKKKQLESNFKNQLNQLKNNKDLKPKERDQKIIALSKAKDLDVKELEKEFAKTEIDLKDLKRKKIISEDVYQDLSLKFGHIFEAGIGAEAIRDLLIKIDMDKLSKELDAEKEEAMGAKKERIIKRVKLIKNLVKNKIKPEWMIMTAIPVIPPDLRPMVPLDGGRFATSDLNDLYRRVINRNNRLKKLKELNAPEVIVRNEKRMLQEAVDALIDNSARHSKTTTASTGQKRQLKSIADILKGKQGRFRQNLLGKRIDYSGRSVIVVGPDLKLDRCGLPKRMALELFKPFVISQLIKREFLHNIRSANRFIESSRPEVWDILEEVVKDAHVLLNRAPTLHRLGIQAFQPVLIEGKAIQLHPLVCSAFNADFDGDQMAVHVPLTELAKQEAKEIMLSAKNLLKPATGNPISTPKMDIVWGCYYMTSIEDVRETPKVFSSFSQAILAYKSNVITLREKINVREILPGKKKPEIIETNVGRIFFNQLLPKELPYYNDQITTKNLGELIKYVLEILGREKTAKLLDDIKDLGFYYLTLSGYSWGMDDLPFLPEKAAIIKEGDSMIDQINEQYQQGLLTKSEKHSKIIEVWTGIKDRIVQIGKDNLDKKGPVFSMVTAGARGSWGQVTQMVGMKGLVSNPSGEIIELPVKGSFKEGFDVLEYFISTHGSRKGLSDTALRTANAGYLTRRLVDVAQDVVITEEDCGDRKGLLYTKKDSEVIGVNLLDRVWGRVCMEKIVHPKTNEVIVEKNGLITEAVVRKLKDVDLEQITVRSVLSCRLTKGVCAKCYGYDLGYNEQVKLGVAIGIIAAQSIGEPGTQLTMRTFHTGGVAGADITQGLPRVEELFEARPPKNKAFIAEEDGIVSISEAARKVEDQKGNILLNTAYGQKILKIKFDDLEDDLYQLKGKDLSVKVKEGDKVKKNELLFKTSKDEIRAKRAGLVKLTDKSIKVVASVEKEKEYLIPPGYRVWVKEGDFVKKGDQLTEGSLDLHQLYKLKGKDEVKKYIVKEIQYIYASQGQRLNEKHIEVIIRQLFSRALVKDAGDTNLMPSEIVEKAELDEANKEMGKSNGKEATADELFLGITKVSLSTRSFLSAASFQETSRVLINAAITGKIDRLEGLKENVIIGRLIPAGTGFRYKGKKEEE